The sequence GTTCGTATGATACTCGTACCACAACTCGCGGCCGTCATGATCGGCGTGGAAGAACTTCTCCAATTCTTCTCGCAGCATTTCGACTTGCTCGTCTTCCAAAATCTTCACGCCGGCCAGATAGCCGTTTTCGTGATAGAACGCGATTTGCTCGTCGGTCAGGCGAAAGTCGCCGACGGGAAACTTGCTGAAAAACGACGAGGAAACCGGAGCGTGCTGGAGAGACAGATCGGCGGCCATGCGTGATATCCAGGAAGGCGAGAAGGATGGTGGTGAGACACACGTTTTCCCCTGTGCGGCGGCAAAAATCAAGTCCGCACGTCCCCCCAGATTGATTCCCGCGCTGGGGAGGTTACCCTAAGGACTTGGCCTTTCGAGGCTGAAACACCCCCAAATCTCCGTTCCCCCTTCCTTCAAAGCGAGTTTGCCTCATGTCCAAAATCGTCTCGCCGCTAGCCCTCGTCCTCCTTCTTCCGCTTGTCGCTCTGGCTGCCGAACCGAAGCGTGAATTGCTGTGGCCGACCGGCGCACCGGGCGCCAAAGGAGACGCCGAGAATGACAAGCCGGTCGTCACCGTTTACCTGGCCGATGGCCCGAACAAGACCGATTGCGGCGTCGTCGTTCTGCCCGGCGGCGGTTACGGTCACTTGGCGCTGGGGCATGAAGGGGTGGATATCGCTAATTGGTACAACTCGTTCGGCGTGTCGGCCTTCGTCGTCGAATATCGTCACAGCGGCAAAGGCTACGCTCATCCGGCGCCAATGCAAGACGCGCAGCGGGCGATCCGCATGGTTCGCGCAAACGCCAAAGAGTTCGGCGTTTCGCCTAACAAGATCGGCGTGATGGGTTTCTCGGCCGGCGGTCACCTGGCTTCGACCGTAGCGACCCACTTTGACGCTGGCGACGCTAGCGCCGAAGATCCAATCCAGCGCGTCTCGAGTCGCCCTGACTTTGCGATTCTCTGCTATCCGGTGATCGCCTTCGATCAGCCGTTCACCCACCGCGGTTCGCAGAAGAATCTGATCGGCGAAAACGCGGATCCCGAATTGGTGAAGAGCCTCTCGAACGAATTGCAGGTTACCTCCGATACCCCGCCGACCTTCCTGTTCCACACCAGCGAAGACACCGGCGTGCCGCCGCAAAACAGCATCGTCTTCTACGAAGCGCTGCAGAAGGCGAAGGTTCCGGCCGAGATGCACATCTTCGCCAAGGGACGCCATGGCGTCGGTCTGGCCGCCAACATCCCCGGCACCAACGCCTGGCCGAAGTTGTGCGAAGCCTGGATGACGGGCCTTGGCATGCTGCCGGCCCAAGCGGACGCCGGCAAGTAACGAGCGCAGCGACAATCCTGCACAGAGGGGCGATTGGATGACAATCGCCCTTTTTTTTGCGCGAATACCAATGCCATTCTGCGGCGCCAGGCAGCGACGCAACTAGGACCGGAATAATCGTTTCTATCGCGCCAACGCCTCCAGGCAGTCCTGAAATCGACAGTTTCCCGAGGGCAATTCCCGCTTGCGTCTGCGGCGCAACCTAAAGTTGATTGAATCCCCTTGTACCGATGCTCCGCCATAGCCGCTGATTAAGACATGGCTACCGCCAAGCCCATTTTGGACCAATCGCTTAGCACCATCGTGACTTACAATCCGATGAGCGCTTCGCTCGATACGACGCTGGAAGAACTGCTAGAGCAGGTCTACATGGTCGGCTTCCATCATTGGCCGGTGATCGACGAAGATCGCCATGTGGTCGGCATCATCTCGGACGAAGACGTCGTGCGAACCGCGGCCGCTCATGAGGCGGCGAACATGTCCAACCGCTTCCACAACGCCGGCGGACCGGTTCGCGTCTCGGAGTTCATGTCGCGGCGCGTCTACTCGATCTCATTCGACACCGACGTCGCCTCCGCGCTGACGTTGATGCTGGAGAAGGGGATCAACTCGCTGCCGGTCACCGAAGACGATCGTTTGTCGGCGATGGTCACCACCAGCGACTTCCTGCGTGAGTTTTCGTTTTCTGACCATGAGGCTTGCCGAGCGGAAGTGAAGCCGCACGTCGACACGACGCCGGTTCAGGTGCCGTTCGACGCGAGCATTGAACATGTGAAGTTCGCGTGCGAGGCGGAAGGAGCGATCTACGCCGTGGTGATGAACGGCGATTTCCCGCTGGGAGTCGTCTCACGCCGCGATATCCGCCGCGCCAAAAGCCGCGACCTGGCCCGCGTGATGTATCTGAAAGAAGATCCCAAATCGATTCGCGCCAGCGACATCATCCGCGAAGCGCACTTTATACTAGCGACCGATTCGCTCCGCAGCGCCGCCAACACGATGCACGAGATGCAACTGCAAGCGCTGGTCGTCGCCAATCGTCAGAACGACCTCGTCGGCATCCTGACGCAAGAGCACATCATGCAGGCGATGCTGTAGTTCTTCACTAGCCCGCAGCGCAAGCAAGGGAATGGGGCTGCGTAGGTTCGCCGTAGATGGACGTCTTACTCCTTCATCGTCCATTCGCTCAAACTCGCCAAAATCGACCAGGCTGCTGCAACATCGCGATGGCATCCAGAAGGGTTATACGGCTTCGATACATGAAGAGCCTCCGGGATGGCAGCTTTTTCAACTTGCTCTCGCTAGAATACTGGCGAAGACTTCGAAACCGCGATTCTGGTTGCGACGGGAAATGCCAAGCAGTAATTCATCTCGCCCGCCAAACGCGACAACGATCTTGAGTTCTGTCCAAGCCCTCCGGGAAAAGCCGCGCCATGCTTCCGCCTAACTACAGCATTCGACAAGTCGCCCCGAAGGATTACGAAGCGATCATCGAGATTTGCAAGCTGGTTTATCCCGCGGAAACCCCTTACACGCTCGAAGAGCTCGAAGACCATCGACAGGTCTTTCCACAGGGTCAGTTCGTGGCGGTCGAGAACAGCCGAGATGAAGTAGCGGGAGTCCACTTCACGCTGCGGCTGCGGTTGCTCGATTTTCACATTGACGACTCGTGGGATATTCTCACTTCCGGCGGATCGTTCCTGGATCACAATGCCGACGGGCATACTCTTTACGGCGCCGACATCATGGTCCATCCCTCGCATCAACACCACGGGCTCGCCCACGCGTTGACCGATCAGGCTCGATTCCTGGTGCAAGAGGAAGGACTCTGGCGATTGGTCGGAGCTAGCCGCTTGCCGGGCTACGGCCAACACAGCTCGGACATGAGCGTCGAAGCTTATGTCGAGGAAGTCGTGGCGGGAACTCGTTTCGATCCCGTACTGAGCATTCACCTCAAAGATGGTTGGACGGCCGTGAAACCGATCCACGGTTACTTGCAGCACGATCCCGACAGCGCAGGTTGGGCCGTCGTTATTCAGTGGGTGAATCCCGATTGCCCTCCGCCGCCGGAATTCGATTTGTCGAAGTTAGAGTCGGAATCGTAAGCCGGAATCCAACGGATTCCACTGGCGGACGCATTCCCTTGCTGGCGCTGCGGGCTAGCGTTATTACGGCCCTGCCGTTAGTAGCTTATGGCGTTCCAGTTCCAGCGGGAAGTCGGCGTAGGTTCGCAGGCTCGTCGCCTTGGCGCCCATGACGCGGACCTGCGGCGTGTTTCCCTTGGCGGGTCGATTGACTCGTTTTTCTTCCAGGTCGGTTCGCTTTTCTCGCCGCGCGAGATTCGCCTTCACGTCCTGCGTCTCTTTGATGTCGGTTTCAAAGCGCCGGTTCGATTCGGCACGACTCGCTCGGACGGCGTCGCGGCGCTGCGTGAGTCGGTTTCCTTCCGCCAGAATGATCTGGTTGTCGCGCTGGTATTGCCCCAGCAAGATTTCGGCTCGGGCCATGTCGCGGCGGAGATTCTCTTTGCGGCGAGGATCTTTCGTTTGATCAAATTCCGACTGCATCCGATTCAGGTCGTCGGTCACGTTTAGAATTTCGCGGCGAACGACCGACAGCTGCACTTCCAGCCGGCTGATCGCGTCATTGAGGGGCGCCTCCATCTGATTGAAGGCCTGCATCTCTTTTTCGTACTCGCTACGGAGCCCATCGAGACGCTCCTGCGCTTCAAGCTGATCGACTTCGAGCCGTTCACGCAGGTTCGCGAGATCCTGCTTCTCCTGCTCCTTCGCCATTTTTTGGTCTTCGACCGCCTGATCACGGGCCTGATCACCTTCCGTCGTGAGGTTCTCAAACTCCAGCGTCACTTCGTCGTAGTTGTTCTTGAACTCGACCGCGCGGGCGCCGACCATCAGCTTGTCGATCTTGCCGCGGACCAGCTTTCCGACTCCCTTCGAAACCTCTCCCGACGCCGGACCATCGAGATAGGCGAAGATGCGACCGAGAAACCGCGCCGTGGCCTGCGTCTCCACTTCGATCGCATCATCCGCCTCCGTCGGGCGAATCGTGTCAGACATCGCATCGATCTTCAGCAGGGCAGACTCCGACTTCTTTTGCAGCACGTAGAGCCAGATCAGCGCTCGCCAGGCGACTTGGTTGTCAGGATGGCTGGTCGCGACGCTCTCGAACAGGGTCGTCGCCTCCTCGTACTTGTGATGCTTGATCAGCACCAGGCCGAACGCCGTATCGAGCGATTCCCGATCGTCCGCCGAGCCGATGAACGACGCGCGAGCCTTGCGAGCTTTTTCGAGCGAATCCGGCCCGATCGCCCATCCCCCCTCCAGAATCTCAGAGACGCCGCTGGAAGCGGCCGCGAAGCTGGGCGAGGCCAAAGTCAACAGAAGCAGACCAACGCCGCAGGCAGCCGCGATCGGACGAGTGAATCGAGCGAGCATCTGCACGCCTCTTTTCTGGAGAAGATTGCCGAGAAGACCTTCTGTCATGTTAGGGACAACCGGGCAAACTAGCAACAAAACGACGCTGAAGCCTGCGACTTAGCGAATTGGGCAACTTCTGCCGCGATACGGCGTCCCCTTCGAACGAAAAAACGCTGCGGATCGATGTCGATCCGCGGCGTTTCAAGTTTTGTCATCTTTGGCCTGCGATCGAAGCTATTCGATCGGCAAGGCAAAGTCGCCCGCCATGTCGCGGAAGATGCAGTGGACGTGGTTGGCGATGTTGCCGGCGACGTCGGGTTGCGTGTTGACCAGTTCGATCACGAAGCTGGGACCTTGCACGCGGTAGTAATGACCAACGCCCGGCTTGGTCGCGCCGGCCCAAGCGAAGTGAACTTTGTCAAATCCGCCCGCTTCGATTTGCTGCAAACGATCTTCCGCCACATCGGCCGGCATCGCGGCGCAGTAGACGTCGATCAGACCGCGGAGCAATTGCTGCTGCGAAGCGCTCAGGTCCTTGGCGGCGACCCCAACCGGCGCGTCGGTCGGCGCGTGCGCCTGACCCGGGTTACGAATCTCGGCCGGGGCCTTCGGCGCGATCACCGCGACCTTGGCTTGATCGGCCGACAGGCTGTTGACCAGTTCAAACGCGATCGTCTCTTCCAACTTCAGAATGCGATACCCCTTCGGGAACTTGTCCGAATAGTTCTCTTTCAGCTCGGCCGGATTGGTGCACAGCGCTTGCGGCGTCGACGAGATCACCTTGTTCCCTTCGACGACGAAGTTGAGCGACAAGTGATGCCCTTCGAAGCTGAAACCCCAACGCGCGTCCGCTTTCGGCTCGCCGAAGATGGTGACGTAGTAGCGATACGGATCGCGAATCGGGCCCGACTTCTGCAGTTGCTTCAGCAGGTTTTCGAGGTCCATGATTTTGGTCGTCTTGTCGTAACCGACGTCGCTGAGCGCCGACTTCAGGAGAGCGTAAGCCAACTTGCGTTGATCTTCGCTCATGTCGCCGATCTTCAAACCTTTGCGTTCGTCTTTCGGAATGAAGTGCCAATCGACGCGCTTCGGCGAGTCGTAGTCTTGCAAGGCGACCCCTTTTTCTTCGCCGCTAAGCGAAGCGAGAAACGCATTGGCCGCAACCGCCATCGCGGTACCGGTCGTCGCCGGTTTGAACAGCGCGACGCCGACGGCGGTCATCGAGAAGGCAAGAACGAGAGTCAACGCTAGGTAGGCAGGTCGTCGCATGGCGGGCTCTTTGTGGAGGGAAGATACATTAGCGGAATCGTATGCATCATAACCTGCGGCGACTGCGAAATCTACGCGTCGCCGCAAGGTCGCCCCCCTTTTTGCGCATCGGGAAAAACCATCCGAGATTTCCCTGATTTCTCGGCGAACCGGGCCTAAACCAGGGACGTACCGTATCCCAATCCCCAACCGAAAAGCCCAGCCAACCAACCGCCAGACGCACACCCCGGCCGAACTCCGCTCGAAAGAGCGGTCCCAACAACAGCAAGACATATATATATCTACTACATTGTTATAATCATGAAAAAATACCACACAGGGCCTTGCACATCTCATATCGCACTGATTAACCTATCCCTCGTCGCAAATCGTCGTTACTGAGAACGACAGGGCAAGCGACGACTTCATTGCCAGCGCCAGCTTAAGGAACCAAAAGCGCAGCAGATCGCAAAGGATGCTATCGCCATCGCTGCCGCTTTTTATCGCCGCGCCGAACTGACCAGAAGCAGAAGGAGCTCCCCCAAATTCAGTTCACAGCGCACTCTCGCGAATGATTGCAACGCGTGCGTTTCTTTGCCGTCGGATGAATCGCTTCGAGCGTGGATGAACCGCCTGGAGCTTTTCAATTCTTTGCCCATCCGCCTGATTCCCCCAGTCTAACTGCGCACGTTGCGTGGCCGGCTTTAGGGAGATGGTCTGCGCGGATGGCGCCGCTACCCAATATTTCTTTTGCCATATCTATTTGAAGGATTCGATATGACGATGAAGAATAAGAATCGCATGCGCCGTAACGCATTCTCTATGGGTTCTGAACGCCTGGAAGAACGCCGCGTGATGGACGCGTCGGCGCCCAACTTCGATCTCTCCGGCGTCGAGCCCGAAACCGCCTATGTGGGCGATCAATATTCGCTCGACCTGATGTCGGCCGGGGGAACCATTAGTGAAGGTCAGTTCACCTTCGTCCTTGATCCCGATCCGGATCAAACCCCTTCTGGCGCCACGATTTCGCCCGATGGCGTCCTGAACTGGACTCCCTCGATGGATCAGGTCGGCTCGCACACGATTCGCGTGATCGCGATGAATAACGAGTCGCCGATGAAGGGGGACTTTGAGTCGATCACCATCGAAGTGCAAGTCGGCTCGCCGACCGTCGATCTGAACGGCGAAGACGCCGAAGGGCTCGATTTCCAAACGACCTTCCAATATGGCCAAGGTCCGGTCAGCGTCGCCGACAGCGATATGACCGTCGCCGATCCGAACAACGAAACGTTGATGTCGGCCACCGTCACCATCACCAACCTGGCCGACGGCGCCGCCGAATCGCTGCTGGTTGACACCGAAGGGACGAGCATTACCGCCGAGTATGCCGACGGCGTGTTGCAACTGACCGGCGAAGCTTCGCTCGAAGAATACCAACAGGTCCTTCGTTCGGTTCGCTACAGCAACAGCAGCTCGACGGCCGACGTGACCCCGCGCGTGATCGAGTTCACCGTAAACGACGGCGTCTCGGACAGCGAAGTGGCGACCAGCACGGTCAACGTCAATCTGCCGCCGAATCTGGCGACGATCGCCGATCAAACGCTCGACGCGGGAACCGAACTGATGTTCGAGATCTCGGCGACCGATCCGAACCCAGCCGACGAACTGTCGTTCATGATCGATCCCGAATCTCCTACCTTCGTTTCGTTGATCCAGGAAGTCGGCAGCCGCACCGCGCAGCTGTTGCTCACGCCGGGGATCGACGTTACGCCGGGGATCTTTTCGATTTCGATCCTGGTGTTCGACAACGCCGGCTTGGCCGACGTCGAATCGTTCTTCGTCGAGGTGACCGCCAACGAAGCGCCGGTTTCGCTTGATGACGCCTACATGACGAATGAAGACGTCGCACTGAACGTCGCGGCGCCGGGCGTGCTGGAAAATGATACCGACGCCGATGGCGATCCGATCGTGGTCACCGAAGTGAACGGCGAAGCGGCCAACGTCGGGACGCAGATCACGCTCGACTCAGGCGCCTTGCTGACGCTCAACGCCGACGGCAGCTTCGACTACGATCCGAACGGCATGTTCGCGTCGCTGGCCGAAGGGGAGACCGCCGAGGAAACCTTCACCTACACCATCGCTGATATCGCCGGTCAGGTGAGCACCTCGAGCGTCGTTATCACCATTGCCGGCGTCAACAATGCTCCCGTTAGCGCCGACGACGCCTACGAAACGACCGAGGATACCGCCATCAGCATCTCGGCGCCCGGCGTGCTCGAAAATGATACCGACGCCGATGGCGACAGCCTGACCGTTGTCGACATTAATGGCGAAGCGGCCAGCGTTGGCACGCAAATCACGCTCGACTCGGGCGCCTTGCTGACGCTCAACGCCGACGGCAGCTTCGACTACGATCCGAACGGCGCCTTCGCCAGCCTGACCGAGGGAGAATCGGCCGAGGATAGCTTCACCTATACCGCCGCCGATAGCAGCGGGTTGATGAGCACCTCGACCGTGGTGATCGCCATCGCCGGCATTGATCATACCCCGGTCAGCGCCGACGACGCCTACGAAACGACCGAAGACACCGCGCTCAACATTTCGGCGCCGGGCGTACTCGAAAATGATACCGACGCGGACGGCGATAGTCTGATGGTCGTCGATATCAACGGCGAAGCCGCCAACGTCGGGACGCAGATCACCCTCGACTCGGGCGCCTTGCTGACGCTCAACGCCGACGGCAGCTTTGATTACGATCCGAACGGCGCCTTCGCTGCTTTGGCTGAGGGAGAAACCGCCGAAGAAAGCTTCACCTATACCGCCGCCGACAGCAGCGGTTTGATGAGCACTTCGACCGTTATCATTACGATCGCCGGCGTGAACAACGCCCCGGTCAGCGCCGATGACGCCTATGAAACCGCCGAGGACACCGCCCTCAACATTTCGGCGCCGGGCGTACTCGAAAATGATACTGACGCGGATGGCGACAGCCTGACCGTCGTTGACATCAACGGCGAAGCGGCCAATGTCGGCTCGCAAATCACCCTCGACTCGGGCGCACTGCTGACGCTGAACGCGGACGGCAGCTTCGACTACGATCCGAACGGAGCGTTCGCTTCGCTGGCCGAAGGGGAAACCGCTGAGGATAGCTTCACCTACACCGCCGCCGACAGCAGCGGGTTGATGAGCACTTCGACGGTCGTCGTTACCATCGCCGGCGTCAACAACGCTCCGGTCAGCAGCGATGACGCCTACGAAACCGATGAGGATACGGCCTTCAATATCGCCGCCCCGGGCGTTCTGGAAAATGATACCGACGCCGATGGGGACGCCCTGACGGTCGTCGACATCAATGGCGAAGCGGCCAATGTCGGGACGCAGATCACCCTCGATAGCGGCGCCTTGGTCACCTTGAACGCGGACGGCAGTTTTGACTACGACCCGAATGGCGCCTTCGCCAGCCTGGCCGAGGGAGAAACCGCCGAGGATAGCTTCACCTATACCGCCGCCGATGGCATCGGTTTGATGAGCAGCTCCACCGTGGTGATCACCATCGCCGGCATTGATCATTCCCCGGTTTCGGCCGACGACGCTTATGAGACGTCGGAAGATACCGCGCTGAACATCGCCAGTCCGGGCGTTTTAGAAAATGACGTCGACGCGGACGGCGACAGCCTGATGGTCGTCGACATCAACGGCGAGCCGGCCAACGTCGGTACGCAAATCGCGCTTGATTCGGGCGCATTGCTAACGCTGAACGCCGACGGCAGCTTCGACTACGATCCGAACGGCGCGTTCGCTTCGCTGGCCGAAGGGGAAACGGCCGAGGAAAGCTTTACCTATAGCGTTGCTGACGGCAGCGGCTTGATGAGCTCCTCGACGGTCGTCATTACCATCACCGGCGTCAACAACGCCCCAGTTGGAACCGACGACGCCTACCAGGTTGAGGAAGACTCGACCTTGAATATCCCGGCGCCTGGCGTGCTGGAAAATGATACCGACGCCGACGGCGATAGCCTGACGGTGCTCGAAATCAACGGCGAACCGGCCAGCGTCGGGATGCAGATCACGCTCGACTCGGGCGCGCTGCTCACCCTGAACGCCGACGGCAGCTTTGATTACGATCCGAACGGCATGTTCGCGTCCCTCTCTTCCGAGGAAACGGCCTTCGACAGCTTCGCCTACACGGCGACCGACAGCAGCGGATTGACCAGCAGTTCGATGGTTTCAATTACCATCCTGGGGGTCGACCATGCTCCGGTCTCGTCGGACGACGCTTATGAGACGTCGGAAGACACCGCGCTGAACATCGCCATGCCGGGCGTGCTGGAAAACGATACCGACCTTGATACCGATAGCCTGACGGTGCTCGACATCAATGGCGAAGCGGCCAGCGTCGGGACGCAAATCATGCTCGACTCGGGCGCACTGCTGACCCTGAACGCCGACGGCAGCTTTGATTACGATCCGAACGGCATGTTCGCCGATCTGATGGAAGGGGAAACGGCCGAAGAAAGCTTCACCTATACCGCGACCGATAGCAGCGGCCTGACTAGCACTTCGACCGTCGTCATCACCATCACCGGCGTCGATCACGCTCCGGTCAGCAGCGATGACGCTTACGAAACCGACGAGGATACCGCGCTGAACATCGCGGCGCTCGGCGTGCTCGAAAACGACGTCGACGCCGACGGCGACGTGTTGTCGGTGCTGGAGGTGAACGGCCAATCGGCCGCGGTCGGTTCGCAGATCACGCTCGATTCGGGCGTGCTGCTGACGCTGAACGCCGACGGCAGCTTCGACTATGACCCGAACGGAGCGTTCGCTTCGCTGGCCGAAGGGGAAACCGCCGAGGAGAGCTTCACCTATACCGCTGTCGATGGCAGCGGTTTGACGAGCACCTCCACGGTCGTCATCACCATCACCGGCATCGATCATGCTCCGGTTTCAGCCGATGACGCCTTCGAAGTCGCGGAGGATGAAATGCTCAGCATCATCGCCGCCGGCGTGCTCGATAACGACACGGACGCCGATGGCGATTCTCTCAGCGTCGTCGATGTGAATGGCGAAACCGTCTCGGTCGGTTCGCAAATCACGCTCGATTCGGGCGCCTTGCTCACACTGAACGCTGACGGCAGCTTCGACTACGATCCGAACGGCTCGTTCGCTTCGCTGGCCGAAGGAGAAACTGCGGAAGAGAGCTTCACCTATTCCGTCGCCGACGGCAGCGGATTGATGAGCACCTCGACCGTGGTGATCACCATCACCGGCGTCGATCATGCTCCGGTAACGTCGGACGACGCCTATGAGACGGCGGAAGACGCGCCGCTGAGCATTCCCGCCGCCGGCGTTCTCGAAAATGATACTGACGCCGATGGCGATAGCCTGATGGTCGTCGATATCAACGGCGAAGCGGCCAACGTCGGGACGCAGATCACGCTCGACTCGGGCGCCCTGCTCACGCTGAACGCCGACGGCAGCTTCGACTATGACCCGAACGGCGCGTTCGCTTCGCTGGCCGAAGGGGAAACCGCGGAAGAAAGCTTTACGTACACTGCGACCGACAGCAGCGGACTGACCAGCACTTCGACCGTGGCGATCACCATCACCGGCGTGAACCATGCTCCGGAAGCGGTAGAAGACTTCTACGAAACGACGGAAGACGTCGTGCTGAACGTCGAAGCGCCGGGCGTGCTCGGCAATGACCTCGACGCCGATGGCGATAGCCTGACCGTGGTCGAAATGAACGGCCAGGCCGCCAACGTCGGAGTGCCGATCATGATCGAATCAGGCGCGCTGGTCACGTTGAACGCGGACGGCAGCCTGGTCTATGATCCCAACGGCAGGTTTGCGTCGCTCGCCGAAGGAGAAACCGCTCCCGACATGATTACCTATGTTGTCGCCGACAGTTCGGGGCAGACCAGCTTCGGCGTGGTTCGCATCACGATCACCGGCGTCAACAACGCTCCGGTCACCGCCGACGACGGCTATGAAACGGCCGAAGACGTGGTGCTGAACGTGCCAGCGCCCGGCGTTCTGGAAAATGACGTCGACGCCGATCGGGACGCTTTGTCAGTCGTCGAGGTGAACGGCGAAGCGGTTAGCGTCGGCTCGCAGATCACGCTCGACTCGGGCGCCCTGCTTACGCTGAACGCGGACGGCAGCTTCGACTACGATCCGAACGGCGTCTTCAATGACCTGGTCGA is a genomic window of Blastopirellula sediminis containing:
- a CDS encoding CBS domain-containing protein, producing MATAKPILDQSLSTIVTYNPMSASLDTTLEELLEQVYMVGFHHWPVIDEDRHVVGIISDEDVVRTAAAHEAANMSNRFHNAGGPVRVSEFMSRRVYSISFDTDVASALTLMLEKGINSLPVTEDDRLSAMVTTSDFLREFSFSDHEACRAEVKPHVDTTPVQVPFDASIEHVKFACEAEGAIYAVVMNGDFPLGVVSRRDIRRAKSRDLARVMYLKEDPKSIRASDIIREAHFILATDSLRSAANTMHEMQLQALVVANRQNDLVGILTQEHIMQAML
- a CDS encoding GNAT family N-acetyltransferase — its product is MLPPNYSIRQVAPKDYEAIIEICKLVYPAETPYTLEELEDHRQVFPQGQFVAVENSRDEVAGVHFTLRLRLLDFHIDDSWDILTSGGSFLDHNADGHTLYGADIMVHPSHQHHGLAHALTDQARFLVQEEGLWRLVGASRLPGYGQHSSDMSVEAYVEEVVAGTRFDPVLSIHLKDGWTAVKPIHGYLQHDPDSAGWAVVIQWVNPDCPPPPEFDLSKLESES
- a CDS encoding DUF3500 domain-containing protein, which translates into the protein MRRPAYLALTLVLAFSMTAVGVALFKPATTGTAMAVAANAFLASLSGEEKGVALQDYDSPKRVDWHFIPKDERKGLKIGDMSEDQRKLAYALLKSALSDVGYDKTTKIMDLENLLKQLQKSGPIRDPYRYYVTIFGEPKADARWGFSFEGHHLSLNFVVEGNKVISSTPQALCTNPAELKENYSDKFPKGYRILKLEETIAFELVNSLSADQAKVAVIAPKAPAEIRNPGQAHAPTDAPVGVAAKDLSASQQQLLRGLIDVYCAAMPADVAEDRLQQIEAGGFDKVHFAWAGATKPGVGHYYRVQGPSFVIELVNTQPDVAGNIANHVHCIFRDMAGDFALPIE
- a CDS encoding beta strand repeat-containing protein — protein: MGSERLEERRVMDASAPNFDLSGVEPETAYVGDQYSLDLMSAGGTISEGQFTFVLDPDPDQTPSGATISPDGVLNWTPSMDQVGSHTIRVIAMNNESPMKGDFESITIEVQVGSPTVDLNGEDAEGLDFQTTFQYGQGPVSVADSDMTVADPNNETLMSATVTITNLADGAAESLLVDTEGTSITAEYADGVLQLTGEASLEEYQQVLRSVRYSNSSSTADVTPRVIEFTVNDGVSDSEVATSTVNVNLPPNLATIADQTLDAGTELMFEISATDPNPADELSFMIDPESPTFVSLIQEVGSRTAQLLLTPGIDVTPGIFSISILVFDNAGLADVESFFVEVTANEAPVSLDDAYMTNEDVALNVAAPGVLENDTDADGDPIVVTEVNGEAANVGTQITLDSGALLTLNADGSFDYDPNGMFASLAEGETAEETFTYTIADIAGQVSTSSVVITIAGVNNAPVSADDAYETTEDTAISISAPGVLENDTDADGDSLTVVDINGEAASVGTQITLDSGALLTLNADGSFDYDPNGAFASLTEGESAEDSFTYTAADSSGLMSTSTVVIAIAGIDHTPVSADDAYETTEDTALNISAPGVLENDTDADGDSLMVVDINGEAANVGTQITLDSGALLTLNADGSFDYDPNGAFAALAEGETAEESFTYTAADSSGLMSTSTVIITIAGVNNAPVSADDAYETAEDTALNISAPGVLENDTDADGDSLTVVDINGEAANVGSQITLDSGALLTLNADGSFDYDPNGAFASLAEGETAEDSFTYTAADSSGLMSTSTVVVTIAGVNNAPVSSDDAYETDEDTAFNIAAPGVLENDTDADGDALTVVDINGEAANVGTQITLDSGALVTLNADGSFDYDPNGAFASLAEGETAEDSFTYTAADGIGLMSSSTVVITIAGIDHSPVSADDAYETSEDTALNIASPGVLENDVDADGDSLMVVDINGEPANVGTQIALDSGALLTLNADGSFDYDPNGAFASLAEGETAEESFTYSVADGSGLMSSSTVVITITGVNNAPVGTDDAYQVEEDSTLNIPAPGVLENDTDADGDSLTVLEINGEPASVGMQITLDSGALLTLNADGSFDYDPNGMFASLSSEETAFDSFAYTATDSSGLTSSSMVSITILGVDHAPVSSDDAYETSEDTALNIAMPGVLENDTDLDTDSLTVLDINGEAASVGTQIMLDSGALLTLNADGSFDYDPNGMFADLMEGETAEESFTYTATDSSGLTSTSTVVITITGVDHAPVSSDDAYETDEDTALNIAALGVLENDVDADGDVLSVLEVNGQSAAVGSQITLDSGVLLTLNADGSFDYDPNGAFASLAEGETAEESFTYTAVDGSGLTSTSTVVITITGIDHAPVSADDAFEVAEDEMLSIIAAGVLDNDTDADGDSLSVVDVNGETVSVGSQITLDSGALLTLNADGSFDYDPNGSFASLAEGETAEESFTYSVADGSGLMSTSTVVITITGVDHAPVTSDDAYETAEDAPLSIPAAGVLENDTDADGDSLMVVDINGEAANVGTQITLDSGALLTLNADGSFDYDPNGAFASLAEGETAEESFTYTATDSSGLTSTSTVAITITGVNHAPEAVEDFYETTEDVVLNVEAPGVLGNDLDADGDSLTVVEMNGQAANVGVPIMIESGALVTLNADGSLVYDPNGRFASLAEGETAPDMITYVVADSSGQTSFGVVRITITGVNNAPVTADDGYETAEDVVLNVPAPGVLENDVDADRDALSVVEVNGEAVSVGSQITLDSGALLTLNADGSFDYDPNGVFNDLVDGETVEDSFSYTAADGSGLTSTSTVAITIQGVTNLIVEADEYVTDEDSPLSISAPGVLGNDTGAASIVMVNGEAVNVGAQITLASGALLTVNADGSFDYDPNGSFEALRAGEQTLDSFSYVADDGSGTTDVGTVSIVVNGVNDAPIAADDAFSTDESTALSIVPVGVMFNDTDTEGTHMTISAVNGAPADVGAPIVLASGALLTLNADGSFDYDPNGMFDDMSSGETATDSFTYTISDEDGGEDTATVTLTINGLDTDNGTNLPPLNHVPGTQTIAAGLSLVFGSTNGNAISVSDPDAAGAFVQVTISVQHGTLQLASLNAQRIMLVGSFEQISHLMDGLVYTPNDGFTGTDTFTINSNDRGATGTGSPRSDIDTFDIVVTPSEAVEEVFADSELLDDMLFS
- a CDS encoding alpha/beta hydrolase, which gives rise to MSKIVSPLALVLLLPLVALAAEPKRELLWPTGAPGAKGDAENDKPVVTVYLADGPNKTDCGVVVLPGGGYGHLALGHEGVDIANWYNSFGVSAFVVEYRHSGKGYAHPAPMQDAQRAIRMVRANAKEFGVSPNKIGVMGFSAGGHLASTVATHFDAGDASAEDPIQRVSSRPDFAILCYPVIAFDQPFTHRGSQKNLIGENADPELVKSLSNELQVTSDTPPTFLFHTSEDTGVPPQNSIVFYEALQKAKVPAEMHIFAKGRHGVGLAANIPGTNAWPKLCEAWMTGLGMLPAQADAGK